The following are encoded in a window of Brevibacillus sp. DP1.3A genomic DNA:
- a CDS encoding DUF3870 domain-containing protein, with translation MFDKDTIYIVGDAQSSSNNPITQQFSAFFIGLVVDTSNDKIVDAACSSTVQLTSDFARSIFIGHSIMASEEIGEEIRFRYFGSSQKTLIAAFKDAQKKYKQAVSTRNKATVTK, from the coding sequence TTGTTTGATAAAGATACCATTTATATCGTAGGCGATGCACAGTCCTCTTCGAACAATCCGATTACACAGCAATTCAGTGCTTTTTTTATCGGATTGGTTGTCGATACTTCCAACGACAAGATCGTAGATGCGGCCTGTTCCTCCACGGTCCAACTGACGTCTGACTTTGCTCGGTCGATCTTTATCGGTCATTCAATTATGGCGTCGGAGGAAATTGGCGAAGAGATTCGCTTTCGGTATTTTGGATCTTCCCAAAAAACATTGATCGCAGCGTTCAAGGACGCGCAAAAGAAGTACAAACAAGCAGTTTCCACGAGAAATAAAGCTACAGTCACCAAATGA
- a CDS encoding ABC transporter permease produces MLSFVFRRFISMIVTLWLIITLTFFLMHAVPGSPFEKEGKALNEAVAANLNAYYNLDKPLLVQYGLYLQKLVQFDLGPSIANSSDTVNKMIARGFPVSFQLGLISVVFAIVTGIALGVIAALRHNRLIDYLAMIIAVIGISVPSFVVASLLIKYLAVEWKLLPTATWGSWQHVIMPALALAFGPIAIIARLTRTNMLEVLTQEYIETARAKGLSPATIVLKHALRNAILPVVTLLGALIANVLTGSFVIEKIFAIPGMGKYFVAGINNRDYSVIMGTTVFYSALLIFLMFVVDVLYGIIDPRIKLHRKESEG; encoded by the coding sequence TTGCTATCTTTTGTCTTCCGCAGATTTATCTCCATGATCGTGACTTTATGGCTCATCATTACCCTCACCTTTTTCCTGATGCATGCCGTTCCAGGATCTCCTTTTGAAAAAGAAGGAAAGGCATTAAACGAAGCGGTTGCTGCCAACCTCAATGCCTACTACAACCTGGATAAGCCACTACTCGTCCAATACGGGCTGTACTTGCAAAAGCTGGTGCAGTTTGACCTTGGGCCATCTATTGCCAACAGCTCGGATACGGTCAACAAAATGATCGCCCGTGGATTCCCCGTTTCTTTTCAACTCGGTCTGATTTCTGTCGTCTTTGCGATTGTCACCGGTATCGCTCTTGGTGTGATCGCCGCGTTACGACATAACCGTCTCATTGATTACCTTGCCATGATTATTGCTGTTATCGGGATATCTGTTCCCAGCTTTGTTGTCGCTTCCTTATTAATCAAATATTTGGCGGTCGAGTGGAAGCTGTTGCCGACTGCAACGTGGGGGTCTTGGCAGCATGTGATTATGCCAGCGCTTGCATTGGCGTTTGGTCCGATTGCGATTATCGCTCGTTTGACTCGTACCAACATGCTGGAAGTGTTGACCCAGGAATACATTGAAACCGCTCGCGCAAAAGGGCTGTCTCCGGCGACGATCGTGTTGAAGCACGCACTGCGTAATGCGATTTTGCCTGTTGTCACGCTTTTAGGCGCACTGATTGCCAACGTTTTAACGGGCAGCTTTGTGATCGAAAAAATATTTGCGATTCCTGGGATGGGGAAATATTTCGTCGCTGGCATTAATAATCGTGACTACTCCGTCATTATGGGAACGACAGTCTTCTATAGCGCACTTTTGATTTTCCTGATGTTTGTCGTCGATGTACTGTACGGCATCATTGATCCACGAATTAAGCTGCATCGAAAGGAGAGCGAAGGATGA
- a CDS encoding ABC transporter permease — translation MRKDNLNAEAIVRPQLTFWQEAWLRLRGNKLALMGLVVIILLGVMATIGPMISGHEYAKQSIIMKNKPPSEANWFGTDDFGRDVFTRVWYGARISLFVGLTAALIDFFIGVLYGGIAGYLGGRIDNIMMRFVDILYGLPYLLVVILLMVVMGPGLLTIIIALSATGWIGMARTVRGQVLQMKNSEYVLAAKTMGAKPFYIIRKHLLPNTIGIIIVYVTLSVPSAIFAEAFLSFLGLGIQAPMASWGVMANDGLPTILSGHWWRLIFPAFLISLTMLAFNVLGDGLRDAFDPKSRR, via the coding sequence ATGCGAAAAGACAACCTCAATGCGGAAGCGATTGTGCGACCTCAACTGACGTTTTGGCAAGAAGCTTGGCTTCGCCTCCGAGGAAACAAGCTGGCCCTGATGGGGTTGGTGGTTATTATCTTGCTTGGGGTTATGGCTACGATTGGACCGATGATCTCTGGTCATGAATACGCCAAACAGTCGATTATTATGAAAAACAAGCCGCCATCGGAAGCGAACTGGTTTGGAACCGATGATTTTGGTCGCGATGTGTTCACTCGTGTTTGGTATGGTGCGCGGATTTCCCTGTTTGTCGGTTTGACAGCAGCACTTATCGATTTTTTCATTGGTGTCTTGTATGGAGGAATTGCCGGATATTTGGGCGGGCGAATCGATAATATCATGATGCGTTTCGTCGACATTTTGTACGGACTTCCTTATTTGTTGGTTGTGATTTTGCTGATGGTCGTCATGGGACCCGGACTTTTAACCATTATTATCGCGTTAAGTGCGACAGGCTGGATCGGGATGGCGCGGACTGTACGCGGTCAGGTCCTGCAAATGAAAAACTCGGAGTACGTACTGGCGGCAAAGACAATGGGGGCAAAGCCTTTCTACATCATTCGCAAGCATCTGCTGCCCAACACAATTGGCATCATCATTGTCTATGTCACGTTATCTGTTCCATCTGCGATTTTTGCAGAGGCGTTTCTGAGCTTCCTCGGACTCGGTATTCAGGCGCCAATGGCTAGCTGGGGAGTGATGGCTAACGATGGACTCCCCACCATTTTGTCCGGTCATTGGTGGCGGCTCATTTTCCCTGCTTTCCTCATCTCGCTGACGATGCTTGCGTTCAACGTGCTCGGTGATGGCTTGCGCGATGCGTTCGATCCGAAGTCAAGGAGGTAG
- a CDS encoding ABC transporter ATP-binding protein — translation MDKTEKLLEVSGLRVTFKTHGGEVNAVRDVNFTLNKGETLAIVGESGCGKSVTARSIMRLIPEHIGKIAGGSIHFKGQDLAKLPEKQMRELRGKEISMIFQDAMTSLNPTITIGEQIMEGIVRHQKVTRSEAKRQAIEILTLVGIANPESRLKQYLHQFSGGMRQRIMIAIALVCKPSILIADEPTTALDVTIQAQIIELFKSIQRKTGVSIIIITHDLGVVAKIADRVNVMYAGKVVESGPVRDIFYNPQHPYTKGLLASMPRLDADRSIPLSPIPGTPPDLFSPPIGCAFAARCDYALEVCRNYQPAETHVHSKHAVSCWLQDPRAKKLLASMQPPTGT, via the coding sequence ATGGATAAAACGGAAAAGCTGCTGGAAGTCAGTGGGCTTCGGGTCACATTCAAGACGCATGGCGGTGAAGTGAACGCTGTTCGGGACGTGAACTTTACTTTGAACAAAGGGGAGACACTGGCGATTGTTGGTGAATCCGGATGTGGGAAGAGCGTGACTGCAAGGAGCATCATGCGTCTGATCCCGGAGCATATCGGAAAAATCGCGGGTGGAAGCATTCATTTTAAAGGGCAGGACCTGGCAAAGCTGCCAGAAAAGCAAATGCGCGAGCTGCGTGGGAAAGAAATCTCCATGATCTTTCAGGATGCGATGACGTCGCTCAACCCGACAATTACGATTGGCGAACAGATCATGGAAGGAATCGTTCGCCATCAAAAGGTAACCAGAAGCGAAGCCAAGCGGCAAGCGATTGAAATTCTCACCTTGGTCGGGATCGCTAATCCAGAAAGTCGTCTCAAGCAGTACCTCCATCAGTTCAGTGGCGGGATGCGCCAACGGATCATGATTGCGATTGCGCTAGTCTGTAAGCCGTCCATTCTGATTGCGGATGAGCCTACGACTGCGTTGGATGTAACGATTCAGGCGCAAATCATCGAGCTGTTCAAAAGCATTCAACGAAAGACGGGAGTCTCGATCATTATTATCACGCATGATTTGGGAGTCGTCGCCAAGATTGCGGATCGGGTCAATGTCATGTATGCCGGAAAGGTGGTAGAGTCCGGACCTGTTCGCGACATTTTTTACAATCCGCAGCATCCCTACACCAAAGGCTTGCTGGCGTCGATGCCACGTTTGGATGCGGATCGCTCTATTCCGCTCAGCCCCATACCTGGAACACCCCCGGATTTGTTCAGCCCGCCAATTGGCTGTGCATTCGCTGCGCGCTGTGACTACGCGTTGGAAGTATGTCGGAATTACCAGCCTGCGGAGACCCATGTCCATAGCAAACACGCAGTTTCCTGTTGGTTGCAGGACCCACGGGCGAAGAAGTTGCTGGCGTCGATGCAGCCACCAACGGGGACCTGA
- a CDS encoding peptide ABC transporter substrate-binding protein → MKKLSTLLLTATLGVSMLMAGCTSGQPAAPSEPAPGNTAQPNAPTPGDQAAKLLLLNNIKEPTSLDPPIGFDEPSYNILNNLMEGLTRLDENQKPQPAAASEWKISVDGKTYTFTLRDNKWSNGEPVKAQDFEFAWKRMLDPALASPAASLAYIIEGAEAYNSGKGPADGVKVKAVDDKTLEVVLAQPASWTLLLASNPAFFPVHKATVEKDPKWAAEAASFVGNGPFKLTEWAHDSELKIMKSDTYWDEANVTLPGAVWKMIDDENTEYQMFTNEELHRTTTVPADMADQLFKDGKVFVRDGAGTEFYRFNVTKEPFDNANIRKAFSLAIDRQTLVDLVLMRQQKPGTGFVSFGLPDANGEGQFREVGGELVNFNRDEAKKLLEQGMKEKGYTKLPEVTLTYRSGTANEKTAQAAQEMWKQTLGVDVKLQKVEGKVLTDMQKQLQYQIARSSWLPDFGDAINFLDIFQSKAASNRTGWSNAQFDKLIQDAYKEPDDAKRLKLLHDAEKLLLDEAPIAPLYFYNTSLLSSDKVSGIQSSSLSYTDLRKAVVK, encoded by the coding sequence GTGAAAAAACTATCAACATTGTTGCTGACGGCTACGCTGGGTGTGTCCATGCTCATGGCTGGATGTACATCGGGTCAACCAGCTGCACCGAGTGAGCCTGCACCAGGCAACACAGCTCAGCCAAACGCTCCGACGCCGGGTGATCAAGCGGCAAAGCTCCTCTTGCTGAATAATATCAAGGAACCGACGTCATTGGACCCGCCGATTGGCTTCGATGAGCCGTCCTATAACATTTTGAACAACTTGATGGAAGGCTTGACTCGCCTGGACGAAAATCAAAAGCCTCAACCAGCGGCCGCTTCCGAATGGAAAATCTCCGTGGATGGAAAAACCTACACTTTTACCCTGCGTGACAACAAATGGTCCAATGGTGAACCGGTAAAGGCTCAGGACTTCGAATTCGCGTGGAAACGCATGCTTGATCCTGCACTAGCATCTCCGGCAGCATCCCTTGCGTACATTATTGAGGGCGCGGAGGCATATAACAGCGGGAAAGGACCGGCGGATGGCGTAAAAGTAAAAGCCGTGGACGACAAGACACTAGAGGTCGTTCTCGCTCAACCAGCTTCCTGGACGCTCCTGTTGGCATCCAACCCAGCTTTCTTCCCTGTACACAAAGCAACTGTAGAAAAAGACCCGAAATGGGCGGCAGAAGCAGCAAGCTTTGTTGGAAACGGACCATTCAAGCTGACAGAGTGGGCACATGACAGTGAACTGAAAATAATGAAGAGCGATACGTACTGGGACGAGGCTAATGTAACCCTGCCTGGTGCCGTTTGGAAAATGATTGATGACGAGAATACCGAGTATCAAATGTTTACGAACGAAGAGCTGCATAGAACGACAACCGTTCCTGCAGACATGGCAGACCAATTGTTCAAAGACGGCAAAGTATTCGTGCGTGATGGAGCAGGTACAGAGTTCTATCGTTTCAACGTAACGAAGGAGCCATTTGATAACGCCAATATTCGTAAAGCCTTTAGCTTGGCGATTGACCGTCAAACGCTGGTCGACCTGGTGCTGATGCGTCAACAAAAACCGGGAACAGGCTTCGTATCTTTTGGTTTGCCTGATGCTAACGGTGAAGGACAATTCCGTGAGGTAGGCGGAGAATTGGTGAACTTCAACCGAGATGAAGCGAAGAAGCTCCTGGAACAAGGAATGAAAGAAAAAGGCTACACAAAGCTGCCAGAGGTTACACTCACGTACCGCAGCGGAACGGCTAACGAAAAAACGGCACAAGCCGCGCAAGAAATGTGGAAGCAGACGCTGGGCGTAGATGTGAAGCTGCAAAAAGTTGAAGGAAAAGTTTTGACGGATATGCAAAAGCAATTGCAGTATCAAATTGCTCGTTCTTCCTGGTTGCCTGACTTCGGTGATGCGATCAACTTCCTCGACATTTTCCAATCGAAGGCAGCAAGCAATCGTACGGGCTGGAGCAATGCGCAATTCGACAAGCTGATCCAAGACGCATACAAGGAGCCAGACGATGCAAAACGTCTGAAGCTGCTCCATGATGCAGAAAAACTCTTGTTGGATGAAGCACCAATCGCACCTCTTTATTTCTACAACACTTCCTTGCTCTCAAGCGACAAGGTGAGTGGTATTCAAAGCTCTTCACTGAGCTACACAGACCTGAGAAAAGCTGTCGTGAAGTAA
- a CDS encoding dipeptide epimerase: protein MIIQAIEVKRISVPLKKPFKTALRTVHSLESILVKITCDNGMVGWGEASATVVITGDSIESIESAIMNTMRPQLIGLNLLAYERVFQTLHQSMVGNTSAKAAVDIALYDLISQRAGMPLYQFLGGYRDQLETDYTVSVNSPKEMGEDAAAYLKQGFNVLKIKVGKDNIEDDILRIQEIRKSVGNQVKIRLDANQGWNVKEAVQSIRKMEDMGLGIELIEQPVKAHDLEGLKRVTDSVDTPIMADESVFSPAQALQVLQNRAADMINIKLMKAGGIYKAQLINQLAEEYGIPCMVGSMIESRLAVSAAAHFAASKKNITRFDFDAPLMLLHDGIEGGVTYEGRLMRMPEESGLGIRSVSLWEGEN from the coding sequence ATGATTATTCAAGCCATCGAAGTAAAACGAATATCTGTTCCATTGAAAAAGCCTTTTAAAACCGCTTTGCGTACGGTGCACAGTCTGGAGTCCATTTTAGTGAAAATCACCTGCGACAACGGTATGGTCGGGTGGGGCGAAGCTTCGGCAACCGTCGTCATTACAGGAGACAGCATCGAGAGCATCGAGTCGGCGATTATGAATACGATGAGACCTCAGCTCATCGGCTTGAATTTGCTTGCCTATGAACGAGTTTTCCAAACCTTGCATCAATCCATGGTAGGAAATACGAGTGCGAAGGCAGCAGTTGACATTGCGTTGTACGACCTCATTTCTCAGCGCGCAGGAATGCCGTTGTATCAATTCCTGGGTGGTTACCGTGACCAATTGGAAACTGACTATACCGTCAGCGTGAACTCCCCGAAAGAAATGGGTGAGGATGCGGCTGCCTATCTCAAGCAAGGCTTTAACGTACTGAAAATCAAGGTCGGCAAGGACAATATCGAGGATGACATTTTGCGCATCCAGGAAATTCGCAAATCCGTGGGCAATCAGGTGAAGATTCGTCTTGATGCCAACCAGGGATGGAATGTAAAAGAAGCGGTGCAATCCATTCGCAAAATGGAGGACATGGGTCTTGGCATCGAACTCATTGAGCAGCCTGTAAAAGCGCATGATCTGGAAGGCTTGAAGCGGGTAACAGACTCGGTCGATACGCCAATCATGGCTGACGAGAGTGTGTTTTCACCAGCACAGGCCCTGCAGGTTTTGCAAAACCGTGCGGCTGACATGATTAATATCAAGCTGATGAAGGCTGGCGGCATTTACAAAGCACAATTGATCAACCAATTGGCTGAAGAGTACGGTATTCCATGCATGGTTGGCAGCATGATCGAATCGCGTCTGGCTGTATCAGCGGCAGCTCATTTTGCAGCTAGTAAGAAGAATATCACCCGCTTTGATTTCGATGCTCCGTTGATGCTTTTGCACGATGGCATAGAAGGTGGCGTAACGTACGAGGGACGCTTGATGCGCATGCCAGAAGAGTCTGGGCTCGGTATTCGTTCCGTCAGCCTGTGGGAGGGGGAGAACTAA
- a CDS encoding NlpC/P60 family protein yields MKSAIVSVSVATVWTKPESPRDMDQVALQSPVDARSWLASLTVEEKLGFYDNNAIQTQALYGTRVEVVEEQGEWSQILIPDQTTNKNATGYPGWVPSRQLAPWSDAFEVQQGQNLAMVTAAFTRLHTPDQKPDMELAFLTKLPLIEETADWVTVATANGTGLLPKADVQIVKANEPIELSGNRGEAIVEAGKRFLNLHYLWGGMSSYGYDCSGFAYNMHRSVGLQIPRDASDQAKAGQLVEKDALLPGDLLFFAHEEGKGRVHHVGIYMGNGEMIHSPDSRSAIEIVKLDGYKLEKEHCVSRRYW; encoded by the coding sequence ATGAAATCTGCCATTGTTTCTGTTTCTGTCGCCACTGTGTGGACCAAGCCGGAGTCGCCGCGTGATATGGACCAAGTGGCACTCCAATCGCCGGTAGATGCACGAAGCTGGCTCGCTTCCCTTACTGTTGAGGAGAAGCTTGGTTTTTACGACAATAACGCGATTCAAACACAAGCGCTGTACGGTACGCGTGTAGAGGTAGTCGAGGAGCAAGGGGAATGGTCACAAATTCTGATTCCTGATCAGACTACGAACAAAAACGCAACAGGCTATCCGGGCTGGGTTCCGTCTCGTCAGCTAGCACCGTGGTCAGATGCTTTTGAGGTACAGCAAGGCCAAAATCTGGCGATGGTCACGGCGGCGTTTACCCGTCTACATACACCTGACCAAAAACCAGACATGGAGCTTGCGTTTTTGACCAAACTGCCGCTGATCGAGGAAACCGCGGACTGGGTAACGGTAGCGACAGCGAACGGCACAGGACTTTTGCCAAAAGCAGACGTCCAAATCGTGAAAGCAAACGAGCCCATTGAGCTTTCCGGTAATCGTGGAGAGGCAATCGTAGAAGCGGGTAAGCGATTCCTCAACCTGCATTATTTATGGGGCGGCATGTCCTCTTACGGGTATGACTGCTCGGGATTTGCATACAACATGCACCGATCTGTCGGTCTCCAGATTCCACGTGATGCTTCTGATCAGGCAAAAGCCGGACAGCTCGTGGAAAAAGATGCTTTGCTTCCGGGCGATCTGCTGTTTTTTGCCCATGAAGAGGGGAAAGGCAGAGTCCATCACGTGGGCATTTACATGGGGAATGGCGAAATGATTCATTCTCCGGATTCACGAAGCGCCATCGAGATCGTCAAGCTGGATGGCTACAAGCTCGAAAAGGAACATTGCGTCTCCAGACGATACTGGTAA
- a CDS encoding ABC transporter ATP-binding protein, translating into MQRKKLVQVKNLTKTFTLGKGLSLTAADNVSFDIYEGETFGLVGESGCGKSTTGRTIIGLYQPTTGEVIFDGQNVHQASSAERSKLTRHMQMIFQDPYASLNPRMNIAEIISEGLYLNGLYKGKERMNRVIELLEMVGLQKEHANRFPHEFSGGQRQRIGIARALAVNPTFIIADEPISALDVSVQAQVVNLMKKLQQEQKLTYLFIAHDLAMVKHISDRIGVMYLGNMVEMTASEILYESPKHPYTQALLSAIPVPDPDLEKSRERTIIEGDVPSPINPPSGCVFRTRCPVAKAVCAEKKPIWQEVDNNHFVACHLYQ; encoded by the coding sequence ATGCAACGAAAGAAGCTGGTCCAGGTAAAGAACCTGACAAAAACCTTTACGTTGGGTAAAGGGCTCTCACTTACGGCAGCGGACAATGTTTCCTTCGATATATACGAGGGGGAAACGTTTGGACTGGTAGGGGAATCTGGCTGCGGAAAATCGACCACAGGCCGTACAATCATCGGATTGTATCAACCGACGACAGGTGAGGTTATTTTTGACGGGCAAAATGTCCATCAGGCATCATCTGCTGAGCGGAGTAAGCTGACACGCCATATGCAAATGATTTTTCAGGACCCATATGCTTCTCTGAATCCCCGAATGAACATTGCGGAAATCATTTCGGAGGGCCTGTATCTGAACGGGCTATATAAAGGGAAAGAACGAATGAATCGTGTGATTGAGCTGTTAGAGATGGTTGGTTTGCAAAAAGAGCATGCCAACCGTTTCCCGCACGAGTTCAGCGGTGGTCAGCGACAACGGATAGGGATTGCTCGGGCGCTTGCCGTCAATCCTACCTTCATCATTGCCGATGAGCCGATTTCCGCACTCGATGTTTCGGTTCAGGCACAGGTCGTTAATTTAATGAAGAAATTGCAGCAGGAACAAAAGCTGACGTATTTGTTTATCGCGCATGATTTGGCGATGGTCAAGCACATCAGTGACCGTATTGGCGTCATGTATTTGGGCAATATGGTCGAGATGACTGCCAGTGAAATACTTTACGAATCACCGAAGCATCCTTACACGCAAGCGTTGTTGTCGGCCATTCCTGTCCCCGATCCCGACTTGGAGAAAAGCCGTGAGCGCACCATTATCGAAGGTGACGTTCCCAGCCCGATCAATCCACCTAGCGGCTGTGTATTCCGTACACGCTGTCCGGTAGCCAAAGCCGTATGCGCCGAAAAGAAGCCTATCTGGCAGGAAGTAGACAACAACCACTTCGTCGCCTGTCACTTGTATCAGTAG
- a CDS encoding RNA polymerase sigma factor RpoD/SigA, whose protein sequence is MTLSTSSFHSTPRRWREVETQLGIVVPRSLRSDTSALLFLESVAATPMLDKEEELACLIRYQRDDDLEARETIVRAYLRYVVSTALRHLKRGMPFLDLIQEGTIGLFTAIDKFDVGRGVRLYHYSHWWISQAITRAINDKATLIRIPVHMHEQIRQYQKQVLHLVHALNRTPDRQEIAVLLDIPLEKVEAIELALMMKMESIDAELDSEKWQAWHEDESLSYAEIMDDGLSSLDDWIEKVDLRSQMRAALERLSPRAQEIISMRYGLYDDQVYTLEEVGKMFGLTRERIRQIEATTIDRLRTQKASHVLKDYLT, encoded by the coding sequence ATGACTCTGAGTACCTCCTCGTTCCATTCAACTCCCCGTCGCTGGCGGGAAGTGGAGACACAGTTGGGAATTGTTGTTCCTAGATCACTTCGATCGGACACTTCTGCTCTACTGTTTTTGGAAAGCGTCGCTGCAACACCCATGTTGGACAAAGAAGAAGAGCTTGCTTGCCTGATTCGCTATCAAAGGGATGACGATCTTGAAGCACGTGAAACGATAGTGCGCGCCTATTTACGATACGTAGTTAGTACCGCTTTGCGCCATTTGAAAAGAGGGATGCCGTTCCTGGATTTGATTCAGGAGGGCACGATAGGTTTGTTTACCGCGATTGACAAATTTGATGTGGGACGTGGCGTGCGTCTCTATCATTACTCACACTGGTGGATCTCTCAAGCGATCACCCGTGCCATCAACGACAAAGCAACTTTGATTCGCATTCCTGTCCACATGCATGAGCAGATTCGCCAGTATCAGAAGCAAGTACTACATCTCGTCCACGCATTGAACCGTACGCCTGATCGGCAGGAGATTGCCGTACTCTTGGATATTCCACTAGAAAAGGTGGAAGCCATCGAACTGGCTTTAATGATGAAGATGGAGTCCATCGACGCTGAGCTGGATAGTGAGAAATGGCAGGCTTGGCATGAAGACGAGAGCTTGAGCTACGCAGAAATCATGGATGATGGGTTGTCCTCTCTGGATGACTGGATTGAAAAGGTAGATCTTCGCTCGCAAATGCGCGCAGCGTTGGAGCGGCTTAGTCCCCGCGCCCAAGAAATTATCTCCATGCGTTATGGTCTCTATGATGATCAAGTGTATACGCTGGAGGAAGTGGGGAAAATGTTCGGTCTTACCCGCGAGCGTATTCGCCAAATTGAAGCGACGACGATTGACCGATTGCGTACGCAAAAAGCTTCACACGTATTAAAAGATTATTTAACCTAA
- the hslO gene encoding Hsp33 family molecular chaperone HslO yields the protein MGDYMIRATGFNGHVRAFAARTTESVEEMRRRHDMWNTATAAAGRTLTITLMMGAMLKGNESLHVKVKGGGPIGQIMAEANAHGEGIAYVTNPHVHFELNDKGKLDVARAVGTDGFVYVTKDLGLKEPYQGSSPIVSGEIGEDFTYYFVMSEQTPSAVGVGVLVNPEDRSVLAAGGFILQLLPNTPEEVVAAIEERLGQLPQVSRMIGEGLTPEEILARVLDEPKILSRTEIQFSCKCTADKVVQALISMGREEMEGMIEEQGEAEVHCHFCNERYHYDRSALEDILKDM from the coding sequence ATGGGCGATTATATGATAAGAGCAACCGGTTTTAATGGGCATGTTCGTGCATTTGCCGCACGCACGACAGAATCTGTCGAAGAAATGCGTCGTCGTCACGACATGTGGAATACAGCGACAGCAGCAGCGGGACGTACGCTGACTATTACCTTGATGATGGGGGCTATGTTAAAAGGAAACGAGAGCCTCCATGTCAAAGTAAAAGGAGGAGGACCAATCGGGCAGATCATGGCGGAAGCCAACGCACATGGTGAAGGAATCGCTTATGTAACCAACCCGCATGTCCACTTTGAGCTAAACGATAAAGGTAAGCTCGATGTAGCGCGTGCAGTGGGAACAGACGGGTTTGTGTACGTAACGAAAGATCTCGGTCTCAAGGAGCCGTATCAAGGCAGTTCGCCGATCGTCTCTGGTGAGATTGGGGAAGACTTCACTTATTATTTTGTGATGTCCGAGCAAACGCCCTCAGCAGTAGGCGTGGGTGTACTGGTTAACCCTGAGGACCGTTCTGTTTTGGCTGCGGGTGGATTTATTCTTCAGCTGTTGCCGAATACGCCAGAAGAGGTTGTAGCAGCAATTGAAGAACGCCTCGGACAGCTTCCACAGGTTTCTCGCATGATTGGCGAAGGTTTGACTCCTGAAGAGATTTTGGCCCGCGTATTGGATGAGCCAAAAATCCTGAGCCGCACGGAGATTCAATTTAGCTGCAAATGTACAGCGGATAAGGTTGTTCAGGCACTGATCAGCATGGGACGCGAAGAAATGGAAGGTATGATTGAAGAACAGGGCGAAGCAGAAGTACACTGTCATTTCTGTAATGAACGTTACCATTATGACAGATCCGCGTTGGAAGACATCCTGAAAGACATGTAA
- a CDS encoding peptidyl-prolyl cis-trans isomerase: MTNVKGLWAFIGALVLLLLAVTWAWYQASGKLQPAAIVGDKTISNDVYVTALKQKFGKQVLNDMINREVVFQEAKRSGITVDPKQLDQELSQIRDSYGSRTDSEFEAALLKQAGTTVEALKQEISYQILLQTLATKDMTIKDEEVLNVYNSRSDRYTRPMQMRLGQIVVASQKEAEQVLADVKNGADFQTIAKERSIDADTAVNGGDVGWVSIKDNRLPDEAKPIVEKLEKDKYSEAIKIEDHYVIYQLTERREASQRTFEEVKDELRREIAFAQVESLDVVLERLRKSVGVQISGQMPH; encoded by the coding sequence ATGACCAACGTAAAAGGGTTGTGGGCATTCATTGGGGCGCTTGTATTGTTGCTGCTTGCCGTTACCTGGGCATGGTACCAGGCATCAGGCAAGCTGCAGCCTGCCGCCATCGTAGGGGATAAGACGATTAGCAACGATGTGTATGTAACGGCGCTGAAACAAAAGTTCGGTAAGCAAGTGCTAAACGACATGATTAATCGGGAAGTCGTTTTTCAAGAGGCGAAGCGATCCGGCATCACGGTTGATCCGAAGCAGCTGGACCAAGAGCTTTCCCAGATTCGCGACAGCTACGGCAGTCGGACAGATAGCGAGTTTGAGGCTGCGCTGTTAAAACAAGCGGGGACGACCGTGGAAGCCCTGAAGCAGGAGATTTCTTACCAAATCCTACTGCAAACCCTGGCAACGAAGGACATGACCATCAAGGATGAAGAAGTACTAAACGTCTACAACAGCCGATCTGACCGTTATACCCGACCGATGCAGATGCGTTTAGGACAAATCGTCGTGGCTTCCCAAAAAGAAGCGGAACAAGTTTTGGCTGATGTAAAAAACGGGGCAGACTTTCAGACGATTGCCAAAGAGCGCTCGATTGATGCGGATACAGCGGTGAACGGCGGCGACGTGGGCTGGGTTTCCATCAAGGATAATCGATTGCCCGACGAGGCGAAGCCCATTGTAGAAAAGCTGGAGAAAGACAAATATAGCGAAGCGATCAAAATAGAAGATCATTACGTCATTTACCAACTGACAGAGCGCAGGGAAGCCAGTCAACGGACGTTTGAAGAGGTAAAAGATGAGCTGCGCCGAGAAATCGCATTTGCCCAGGTCGAGTCGCTAGATGTCGTGCTGGAGCGATTGCGAAAATCGGTAGGGGTCCAGATTTCTGGGCAAATGCCTCATTGA